A window of the Caldicellulosiruptoraceae bacterium PP1 genome harbors these coding sequences:
- the rfbB gene encoding dTDP-glucose 4,6-dehydratase: METILVTGGAGFIGCNFIRYMINKEEFKIINYDLLTYAGNLDNLKDIETHPNYVFLKGDISDRSKVNDVFKNYEINYVINFAAESHVDRSITGPDIFVKTNVLGTQILLDVAKQHNIKKFIQISTDEVYGSLGPTGYFTEETQLSPNSPYSASKASADMIARAYYKTYGLPINITRCSNNYGPYQHPEKFIPTIILNAIKDNPIPVYGDGQNIRDWLYVEDHCRAIELVLKEGKIGEIYNIGGNNEWRNIDIVKLILKILGKPENLITFVKDRPGHDRRYAIDSSKIQSELGWKPKYEFDEGIKRTVEWYGE, encoded by the coding sequence TTGGAAACAATATTAGTAACTGGTGGAGCAGGTTTTATAGGATGTAATTTTATAAGATATATGATAAATAAAGAAGAGTTTAAAATAATAAACTATGACTTGCTAACATACGCAGGAAACTTAGATAATCTAAAGGATATAGAAACTCATCCTAATTATGTTTTTTTAAAAGGTGATATATCAGATAGAAGCAAAGTAAATGATGTTTTTAAAAACTATGAAATAAACTATGTTATAAATTTTGCTGCAGAATCTCATGTTGATAGGAGCATAACAGGACCTGATATATTTGTTAAGACAAATGTCTTAGGAACACAAATTTTATTAGATGTTGCAAAACAACATAACATAAAAAAGTTTATTCAGATTTCAACTGATGAGGTATATGGTTCATTAGGTCCAACTGGTTATTTTACAGAAGAAACGCAACTATCACCAAATAGTCCTTATTCAGCATCAAAAGCATCAGCAGATATGATAGCAAGAGCATATTATAAGACTTATGGACTACCCATAAATATAACAAGATGTTCAAATAACTATGGGCCATATCAACATCCAGAAAAATTTATTCCAACTATTATTCTTAATGCAATAAAAGACAATCCTATACCTGTTTATGGTGATGGACAAAATATAAGAGATTGGTTATATGTAGAAGACCATTGTAGAGCTATCGAATTGGTTTTAAAAGAAGGGAAAATAGGTGAGATTTATAATATTGGCGGGAATAATGAATGGAGAAACATTGACATTGTAAAACTAATACTAAAGATATTAGGTAAACCAGAAAATTTAATTACCTTTGTCAAAGATAGACCCGGCCACGATAGAAGATATGCAATTGATTCAAGTAAGATACAAAGTGAATTAGGTTGGAAACCTAAGTATGAGTTTGATGAAGGGATAAAGAGGACTGTGGAGTGGTATGGGGAATAA
- a CDS encoding dTDP-4-dehydrorhamnose 3,5-epimerase family protein, with protein sequence MELIEGVKVKELKKHVDDRGFFMEILRDDDNLLEKFGQASMSLTYPGVIKAFHYHKLQDDLWFFPKGNAQVVLYDLRENSKTYKKTNVFYLGENNPILLLIPKGVAHGYRVLGNEPAIIVYFTTMSYNRENPDEYRIAWDDKEINFDWTTKNR encoded by the coding sequence ATGGAACTTATTGAAGGAGTAAAAGTAAAAGAACTCAAAAAACATGTTGATGATAGAGGATTTTTTATGGAAATTTTAAGAGATGATGATAATCTTTTAGAAAAGTTTGGACAAGCTTCAATGTCGTTAACTTATCCGGGAGTAATTAAAGCATTTCATTATCATAAGCTACAAGATGATTTATGGTTCTTTCCAAAAGGGAATGCACAGGTGGTTTTATATGATTTAAGAGAGAATTCTAAGACATATAAAAAAACAAATGTATTTTACTTGGGAGAGAATAATCCGATTTTATTATTAATCCCTAAAGGTGTTGCACATGGATATAGGGTATTAGGAAATGAACCAGCAATTATTGTATATTTTACAACAATGTCATATAACAGAGAAAATCCAGATGAATATAGAATAGCATGGGATGATAAAGAGATAAACTTTGATTGGACAACAAAGAATAGATAG
- a CDS encoding sugar phosphate nucleotidyltransferase, with the protein MKGIILAGGTGSRLYPLTKVTNKHLLPVGKYPMIYHPIFKLKRAGIDQIMIITGKEHMGAVVNLLGSGKDFGVEFTYRIQDEAGGIAQALGLCNFFVGNDKCVVILGDNIFEDDISEYVKNFEKQDKGAKILIKEVQDPYRFGVAELKGENIVSIEEKPKNPKSNFAVTGIYMYDSNVFEIIKTLKPSHRNELEITDVNNQYLKRGELTFDILKGWWTDAGTFESLKKANELADNLVIDFHHV; encoded by the coding sequence ATGAAAGGGATCATTTTAGCGGGTGGAACTGGTTCGAGGTTATATCCATTAACAAAGGTAACCAATAAGCATTTATTACCTGTAGGTAAATATCCAATGATATATCATCCAATTTTTAAACTAAAAAGAGCTGGGATAGACCAGATAATGATTATTACAGGTAAAGAACACATGGGAGCTGTTGTTAATCTTCTTGGTAGTGGAAAGGATTTTGGAGTAGAATTTACATATAGAATTCAAGATGAAGCAGGAGGTATTGCACAGGCTCTTGGACTTTGCAACTTTTTTGTAGGAAATGATAAGTGTGTAGTAATATTAGGAGATAATATCTTTGAAGATGATATATCAGAATATGTGAAAAACTTTGAAAAGCAAGATAAAGGTGCAAAGATTCTTATTAAAGAGGTTCAGGACCCTTATAGATTTGGGGTAGCCGAACTTAAAGGCGAAAATATAGTTTCAATAGAAGAAAAGCCAAAGAATCCAAAAAGCAATTTTGCTGTAACAGGAATCTATATGTATGACAGCAATGTTTTTGAAATAATTAAAACCTTAAAGCCATCTCATAGAAATGAACTTGAAATAACAGATGTTAATAATCAATATTTAAAAAGAGGAGAACTAACCTTTGATATATTAAAAGGTTGGTGGACAGATGCAGGGACTTTTGAATCATTGAAAAAAGCAAATGAGTTAGCTGATAATTTAGTCATTGATTTTCACCATGTTTAA
- a CDS encoding ABC transporter ATP-binding protein produces MSQKYAVEIQNVSMRFNLGNEKIDSLKEYFVKLITRKLYFQEFWALQDISLNIKKGEVFGLIGLNGAGKSTLLKVIAGVLKPTKGKVIVRGSMAPLIELGAGFDYDLTARENIFLNGAILGHSRRFMKEKFDEIVEFSELKDFLDVPIKNFSSGMQARLGFAIATIVEPEILIVDEILAVGDFHFQEKCENKIKKMIDNGVTIIMVSHSIEQIERMCKRVAWLEKGKLKMIGHTKEICEVYKRS; encoded by the coding sequence ATGTCGCAAAAATATGCAGTTGAGATACAAAATGTTTCAATGAGGTTTAATTTAGGAAACGAAAAAATTGATAGCTTAAAGGAGTATTTTGTAAAACTTATTACTAGAAAACTATATTTTCAGGAATTTTGGGCATTACAAGATATTTCTTTAAATATAAAAAAAGGTGAAGTTTTTGGGCTTATAGGACTAAATGGAGCAGGCAAAAGTACTCTTTTAAAGGTTATTGCAGGGGTTTTGAAGCCTACGAAAGGGAAAGTAATTGTTAGAGGTTCTATGGCTCCACTAATTGAACTTGGTGCTGGTTTTGATTATGACTTAACAGCAAGAGAGAATATATTTTTAAATGGAGCAATTTTAGGACATTCAAGAAGGTTTATGAAGGAAAAATTTGATGAAATAGTTGAATTTTCTGAACTAAAGGATTTTTTAGATGTTCCAATAAAAAACTTTTCTTCAGGAATGCAGGCAAGGCTTGGCTTTGCTATTGCAACAATTGTGGAACCAGAGATTTTGATAGTAGATGAGATTTTAGCAGTTGGAGATTTTCATTTTCAGGAGAAGTGTGAAAATAAGATAAAAAAGATGATAGATAACGGAGTTACCATTATTATGGTATCTCACTCAATTGAACAGATTGAAAGAATGTGTAAAAGGGTAGCATGGCTTGAAAAAGGCAAATTAAAGATGATTGGGCATACTAAAGAGATTTGTGAAGTTTACAAAAGAAGTTAA
- a CDS encoding ABC transporter permease — protein MTTYIQNFIKYKDLLYELVIRDVKIKYRRSTLGLLWSLLNPLFMMIIMTIVFSHLFRFDIKNYPIYLLSGQIIFTFFSESTNISMRSIIDNAPLIKKVYIPKYIFPVAKVLSSFINLIFSLLAILIVIIAMRIKISLTILLFPIPLLFVLMFSIGMGLILSSYAVFFRDMIHLYSVGLTAWTYITPIFYPKTIIPEKYRLLVELNPMYHYIEYFRDILINGKIPSINQTMICLIISIFFIVIGTVIFYKKQNDFILYV, from the coding sequence TTGACTACTTATATTCAAAATTTTATTAAGTACAAAGACCTTTTATATGAACTTGTTATAAGAGATGTAAAAATAAAATATAGACGATCTACATTAGGACTACTTTGGAGTTTATTAAATCCACTATTTATGATGATAATTATGACAATTGTATTTTCACACCTTTTTAGGTTTGATATAAAAAACTATCCTATATATCTTCTTAGTGGGCAGATAATTTTTACTTTTTTTTCTGAATCAACAAATATATCAATGAGATCAATAATTGATAATGCACCATTGATAAAAAAGGTATATATACCAAAATATATTTTTCCTGTTGCGAAGGTATTATCTTCGTTTATTAATCTTATATTTTCACTACTTGCTATACTTATTGTTATTATCGCAATGAGAATAAAAATAAGCTTGACTATATTGCTTTTCCCAATACCATTATTGTTTGTATTAATGTTCTCAATTGGTATGGGGCTTATATTATCATCATATGCTGTATTTTTTAGGGACATGATACATTTATATTCGGTAGGGCTTACTGCATGGACATATATTACCCCAATTTTCTATCCAAAAACAATAATCCCTGAAAAATATCGATTATTAGTAGAATTAAATCCTATGTATCATTATATAGAATATTTTAGAGATATACTAATAAACGGCAAAATTCCAAGTATAAACCAAACAATGATATGCCTAATTATATCAATATTTTTTATTGTTATTGGTACAGTTATATTCTACAAAAAACAAAATGATTTCATTTTGTATGTCTAA